GTGGAAAAAAGCTCTTCCCGAAGCTTAATTGTCTGTTGCACCTGGTTTTGAAATATCTCCCGGTTTTCCAGAATAGTGAGGGCAAAAACCTGATTCAAAATAGAAGTATGAAAGGTAGTAAGCACTTTAGAAAGCTCATAAATATTTTCCGCTGAAGAAATTGCATAGCCAAAACGCAATCCCGCCGCAGAAAATGCCTTGGAAAAAGAACGCACTAAAATCAAATTGGGATATTGCCCTAATTTTCCTGCCAGAGTTTTACCCGAAAATTCAAAATATGTTTCATCTACCAGCACCAGTTTCTCTGGCAGAGCTTCAATTATCTGCAATAATTGCTCTTCGGAAAACAAATTGCCGGTAGGATTATTAGGATTGCATAACACGGCTAAACGGCAATCGGGGTTACCGGCAAGTTCAAGATATTTTTCCGTGGAGAAACTGAAATCTTCGTTCAAATCCAATACGCACATTTTCAGACCCACCATAGCGCTAAAGGTTTGATAATCAAAATAGGAAGGTGCCAGGGAAACAGCATAGGAATTATCGGTTTCGCGCACTGCCAGAAAAATATGGTATAAAATATCGTCAGCGCCATTTCCCCAAAGCACATTTTCTTTATTTAACCGATTGCCAATATAGGAAGTTAACGCTGAATGCAGTTCATCGGTAACGGAAGAGAGATAACGGTTTAGCTCAATTTTATCCATCTTGGCTAAAAATGCCTGCATAATTGCCTGATAGGGATTTAGGCAGCTTTCGTTCAAACACATCATTCTTTTCCGCACGGGAACGTTAATTTTAGAGGGTTTTTTATTCTGCAAATCACTCCGGAAATAGGGCATTATTTTCTCTCCTTTTATGAATATTATAAGTTGAAACAGGGAAAAAGCAAAAGTGTAATTCGCAATTAATAAAAAGCCACGGGAGGAGTACCCGTGGCTTTGTCTGTGTGTTGCTGAGGAGGGATTATTAGGGGCTTGTTTGTGTTCAGTTTATTTTTTGGGAGGTAATTTTCCTTCCGGCATTCCGAAGAATTCACATTCGCCGCATTCATTACAATTTTCCTTATTCTGCTGTTTGAATTCTTCAGCATTTTTATTGAATTTTTGTTTATGCATACCACCCTGAAACTGGGGCATATTTTTTTTCAGGGTTGCTTTTTGTTCAGCAGTAAGTTCTTTCATTCTATCAGCCAGAAAATCCACTTTAGCATCGGCTAAGACATTTTGTTTTGCGGTAATTTGTTTGTTCAATTCCTTTGCGCGCTGGTAGTTTTCATCTCTCAATGCCTTCTGTAAGTCAATTCTTAAATTTTCAATTTCGGCTTGCAAAGTGTTTTTGGTCTTTTCAAAATTGATTTTCAGCTCTTCAAATCTTTTCTTTTGAGCATCGGTAAGTTTCAATTCCTCAAGGCATTTCTGCATAGTCATTTCGGGGTTCGGGCTTTTAATTTCTTCTGTCTTGGCTCTTGAATTAGAGCGATCTTTAGGGGCATTTGTTTGGGCAAGTAAGGCACCGCAAACAAATATCAGGGTAAGGGTTAGGAACATTATTTTTTTCATTTGTTTCTCCTGTCTTGGGATATATTTTTTCTGTTTAAGCGTTTTTTGGCAAATTCAGCTCGGCGCTGGAAGTGTTCTTTTGCTTCTTCTGCTGTTAAGGTCTTACGATAGGCAACCATTCTTTCCGCCAATCTTCTTTCCAGATTGTTTTGCGCCACCAGGGAAGAATCAATTAAAACATTAACTGTTGTCATATCTACGGGGTCTTTTGCCAGTTCCAGCATTAAGGAATGTTTGATATTTTCAAATTGATTCCTTAGCTTCCCGATTTCTTCATCCCGTTCAAAAGGAGGGTGACCAAAAGGAGGATGAGGACCACGCATTTCTGCTTCTTTTACAGGTGGTTGAGGATGGGGGTGAAACCAATGCAAATAAATGAAACTGCCAATAACGGCAAGATTGAAACTGACCGAAATCAGCAGAATTATTATTAACCAGCGTTTACTCACCTTGTTCTCCATTTTTCGTTATGTTGTCCAAAATTGTGTTTTCACCAAATTCACCATAAGCAACGGAAGTGTAAATAGTGGTTTCTTCTTTTGCGGGACTGGCAATATTATAGCTGACGGAGCCGACTTTAATGCCAGCCCATAAGCTTAAAGCAATAGTGAGCATTGCTGTAACGGGGGTAAGTTTATAGCGACGGAAAAACCCGGGACGACGATTATCAAGACGGTGCACCTTATCCATAATTTGTCCGTGAACCCAGGCAGGAAACTCTTCTTGGGGCAGAGCAGAAAGCATCCGCTTCAGTTTGGTAGCATTTCTCAGATAAGCTTTGCAAGCAGGACATTGATCCAGATGGGATAAAAGTTTTATTCCGGAACGGTCATCCAGTTCGCCATCAAGCTTTTTTTCCAGATAGCGTTGAGCTTTACTGCATCTCATTTTTCTGCTCCTTTATCAAATTTTGTTTCCACTTATTATACTCTTCCCTGCTCACTATCCTGCAAAACTTTTTTCCTCAAAATCCTTTTTGCCCTTACCAGCAATGATTCCACGGCTTTTATGCTAATCCCCAAAGTAGCAGAAATTTCTTTGTAGGACATTTTTTCGTAATACTGTAATTGAATTACGGCTGCCAAACGCGGAGG
The Candidatus Cloacimonas sp. DNA segment above includes these coding regions:
- a CDS encoding zf-HC2 domain-containing protein, which produces MRCSKAQRYLEKKLDGELDDRSGIKLLSHLDQCPACKAYLRNATKLKRMLSALPQEEFPAWVHGQIMDKVHRLDNRRPGFFRRYKLTPVTAMLTIALSLWAGIKVGSVSYNIASPAKEETTIYTSVAYGEFGENTILDNITKNGEQGE
- a CDS encoding histidinol-phosphate transaminase yields the protein MPYFRSDLQNKKPSKINVPVRKRMMCLNESCLNPYQAIMQAFLAKMDKIELNRYLSSVTDELHSALTSYIGNRLNKENVLWGNGADDILYHIFLAVRETDNSYAVSLAPSYFDYQTFSAMVGLKMCVLDLNEDFSFSTEKYLELAGNPDCRLAVLCNPNNPTGNLFSEEQLLQIIEALPEKLVLVDETYFEFSGKTLAGKLGQYPNLILVRSFSKAFSAAGLRFGYAISSAENIYELSKVLTTFHTSILNQVFALTILENREIFQNQVQQTIKLREELFSTLKTKENIKVYPSATNFLTFSLYERTPEFFSYLLTKDIAVRDVGSHPRLQNCLRVTVSCREDVDAFVSAIRQFWS